The Salvia miltiorrhiza cultivar Shanhuang (shh) chromosome 1, IMPLAD_Smil_shh, whole genome shotgun sequence genome has a window encoding:
- the LOC130995065 gene encoding uncharacterized protein LOC130995065 yields MCIAVFMWQKHPLYPFLLLLNRDEYHNRATTPVGWWDGGEIIGGKDEVAGGTWLASSKQGRLAFLTNVLELHTLPEARTRGDLVIRFLKSKKSPKAFAEELAKEADQYNGFNLIVADLVSKCMVYISNRPKEAPFSIQAVPPGIHVLSNAMLDSPWPKAERLETSFKVQVDGYGEGEIPVKEMVEKLMRDTQKADENKLPNICPRDWEHNLSSIFVEVDTPLGKYGTRSTAALTVRASGEASFYEIYLEGEKWKQHTMNYYIQKL; encoded by the exons ATGTGCATTGCTGTGTTTATGTGGCAAAAACACCCTCTCTACCCTTTCCTTCTCCTCCTCAACAGGGATGAATACCACAATAG GGCTACGACGCCGGTCGGGTGGTGGGACGGTGGAGAGATCATCGGAGGCAAGGACGAGGTGGCCGGAGGCACATGGCTCGCCTCCTCCAAACAAGGCCGGCTCGCCTTCCTCACCAACGTCTTGGAGCTCCACACCCTCCCCGAGGCTAGAACTAGAGGAGACCTCGTTATCCGTTTCTTGAAG AGCAAGAAGAGTCCAAAGGCGTTTGCGGAGGAGCTGGCGAAGGAGGCTGACCAATACAATGGGTTCAACCTCATTGTGGCCGATCTAGTCTCCAAATGCATGGTGTATATCTCCAATAGGCCTAAAGAGGCCCCTTTCTCCATTCAAGCGGTTCCTCCGGGCATCCACGTCCTCTCCAACGCCATGCTCGACTCCCCCTGGCCTAAG GCGGAGCGGTTGGAGACGAGCTTCAAGGTGCAAGTTGATGGATATGGAGAGGGCGAGATCCCGGTGAAGGAGATGGTGGAGAAACTGATGAGGGACACCCAGAAAGCTGATGAAAACAAGCTTCCAAACATATGCCCACGCGATTGGGAGCACAATTTGAGCTCCATTTTTGTTGAAGTAGACACTCCATTG GGGAAATATGGGACTAGAAGCACGGCTGCATTGACTGTGAGAGCCAGCGGAGAAGCCAGCTTTTATGAGATATATTTGGAAGGAGAAAAATGGAAACAGCACACAATGAATTACTATATCCAGAAACTGTGA